In Acinetobacter sp. C32I, one genomic interval encodes:
- a CDS encoding alpha/beta hydrolase, with the protein MPFYSMPDQEKLFVRRVGEGEPVLVLSGLGMQSWQWLPFLFANRKQYEFIIPDWRGFGGSKNCAIPELDAISSHWNDVDSLIKQLKLDQFILMGYSMGATTAMHGMKHGGLAEKLKAYLHIDQTPKIAVDDSWQYGLFGPKHPQFKNLLLEIQTLLLDYKHAQKLEDLPDDIRYKLVSLWGDFIELQGSNNYSPKILKLALHRPFLQKYLLPIQRLDYLLWYVENYLNHDEDYREAISQLSCPTTFFIGRESTLYPETGQTLIANSLSNATAIYFERSGHTPLITEPRKFSQEIGHFLAAQSIQAA; encoded by the coding sequence ATGCCGTTCTATAGCATGCCCGATCAAGAAAAATTATTTGTGCGACGCGTTGGCGAAGGCGAACCTGTGCTCGTCCTATCCGGACTGGGCATGCAAAGCTGGCAATGGCTCCCTTTCTTATTTGCCAACCGTAAACAATATGAATTTATCATTCCCGATTGGCGTGGTTTCGGCGGTTCAAAGAATTGTGCAATTCCAGAGCTCGATGCAATCTCAAGTCATTGGAATGATGTAGATTCACTGATTAAACAATTAAAGCTCGATCAATTCATCCTGATGGGTTATTCCATGGGTGCAACCACAGCTATGCATGGTATGAAGCATGGTGGCTTAGCTGAGAAACTCAAAGCCTATCTGCATATTGATCAAACGCCTAAAATTGCAGTTGATGATTCTTGGCAATACGGCTTATTTGGTCCAAAGCATCCTCAATTTAAAAATCTATTACTTGAGATTCAAACACTATTACTCGATTATAAACATGCTCAGAAACTAGAGGACTTACCCGATGATATCCGCTATAAGCTGGTCAGCTTGTGGGGTGATTTCATTGAGTTGCAAGGTAGCAATAATTATAGCCCTAAAATCCTGAAACTTGCCCTGCATCGTCCCTTCTTACAAAAATATCTACTACCGATTCAACGTTTAGATTATTTACTTTGGTATGTCGAAAATTATCTCAACCATGATGAAGACTATCGTGAAGCCATCAGTCAACTCAGTTGCCCAACCACTTTCTTTATTGGTCGTGAATCTACGCTTTATCCAGAAACGGGACAAACACTGATTGCAAATAGCTTAAGCAATGCTACAGCGATTTATTTTGAACGCTCTGGACATACACCACTGATTACTGAACCTAGAAAATTCAGCCAAGAGATTGGTCACTTTCTTGCAGCTCAATCCATCCAAGCAGCTTAA
- a CDS encoding 3-deoxy-7-phosphoheptulonate synthase, giving the protein MNALNTALTQPQTHTKESMLSLPSQLKAQYPLSATLAQQISKHRQTIQNILSEHDHRLMVITGPCSIHDPIAVLEYADRLQQLQEQVKDQIFLVMRAYIEKPRTTVGWKGFLYDPNLDGSSDLQLGLEKSRQLYLQLIEKGLPIASEILSPMATGYFDDLLAWGAIGARTSESQIHREIASHMPYSIGFKNGTDGSIQIALDAIQSALHGHQFLGMTQQGLPAILHSEGNPLPHLILRGSNQGTNYDLASIQAMHFKHKQLPALVIDCSHGNSGKDPLLQPQVLQQIIAERAESKVRGVMIESHLVDGNQKISCEMTYGQSVTDGCLGWDKTAQVLLDVAEKMRHKK; this is encoded by the coding sequence ATGAATGCTTTAAATACTGCTTTGACACAACCACAAACACATACAAAAGAATCAATGCTTAGCTTGCCATCACAACTCAAAGCGCAGTATCCCTTGTCTGCCACTTTAGCGCAGCAAATTTCAAAACATCGTCAAACGATTCAGAATATTTTATCTGAACATGATCATCGCTTAATGGTGATTACCGGTCCTTGCTCGATTCATGATCCTATTGCAGTACTTGAATATGCTGATCGCCTACAACAATTACAAGAACAGGTTAAAGATCAGATTTTCCTTGTTATGCGTGCATATATCGAAAAACCACGTACAACCGTGGGCTGGAAAGGTTTCTTATATGATCCAAATTTAGATGGATCATCAGATTTACAACTCGGTTTAGAAAAATCTCGTCAGCTTTACTTGCAGCTAATCGAGAAAGGTTTGCCAATCGCAAGCGAAATTTTAAGCCCAATGGCGACAGGTTATTTTGATGACCTATTGGCTTGGGGCGCAATTGGTGCGCGTACCAGCGAGTCTCAAATTCATCGTGAAATTGCCAGCCATATGCCATACAGCATTGGCTTTAAAAACGGTACTGATGGTTCGATTCAAATTGCGTTGGATGCGATTCAATCAGCACTGCATGGTCATCAATTCTTGGGGATGACTCAGCAAGGTTTGCCTGCGATTTTACATAGTGAAGGTAATCCATTACCGCATTTAATTTTACGTGGTTCAAATCAGGGTACCAACTATGATTTGGCTTCGATTCAAGCCATGCATTTCAAACATAAACAATTACCTGCACTGGTAATTGATTGTAGTCATGGTAATAGCGGTAAAGATCCATTATTACAGCCTCAGGTTTTACAGCAAATTATTGCAGAGCGTGCTGAATCGAAAGTGCGTGGTGTGATGATTGAAAGTCATCTGGTTGATGGCAATCAAAAAATTTCCTGCGAGATGACCTATGGCCAGTCGGTTACGGATGGCTGTCTAGGTTGGGATAAAACAGCGCAAGTCTTATTGGATGTTGCTGAAAAAATGCGACATAAAAAATAA
- a CDS encoding ATP-binding cassette domain-containing protein, producing the protein MTQQACIVSNLSLEFAQRIHFDSLCFQLPLHQFTGLIGCNGQGKSLLMSLLHEQIKFKLPYSGQISWQCPHQYLAQLQRVQADTIAQALHIEDLYQCFKRIQHGTAAFADYDQVEHLWHLPTEWQQLLQSADLPIDLDTPIQYLSEGQKTKLALCRLFLLKDHYLLLDEPSNHLDTRGREWLIEQMSQHPTGGLIISHDRQLLSHVQGIFSLNQLGLHYYGGNYTLYLQQYQQQVESLIQAVQQEKRELKQLKEQQHHSQMKAQKRKKAGEKLRASGSQAPILLDAKKEQSEQSLSHLRKQQSKQLADAKDELQQKQIQLEHLKSQSFEFAHIARKSGEILRCHQLQLAYAKTNPINLAIKAGEKLRLRGANGTGKSTLLKTLQGLIPPLTGEVYCKVTSTYLDQRLSLLNDTISALEYLQHIDPELTEQQGRTLLGNLQIRRDKALMPISTLSGGERLKVALLALKQQTVELLLLDEPENHLDIESRELLAQAIHSFNGAVILVSHDETFVEACRITTSYVLT; encoded by the coding sequence ATGACTCAACAGGCATGTATTGTTTCCAACTTATCCCTTGAATTCGCACAGCGAATACACTTTGACTCACTTTGCTTTCAGCTTCCATTACATCAATTCACAGGATTGATTGGATGCAATGGCCAAGGGAAATCGCTATTGATGTCTCTTCTGCATGAACAGATAAAATTCAAGCTACCCTATTCAGGCCAAATCTCATGGCAGTGTCCACATCAATATCTGGCTCAGCTTCAACGTGTACAAGCAGATACAATCGCTCAAGCCTTGCATATTGAGGATTTATACCAATGCTTCAAACGCATCCAGCACGGTACTGCAGCTTTTGCCGATTATGACCAAGTCGAACATCTGTGGCATTTACCAACAGAATGGCAACAGCTTTTGCAAAGTGCGGATTTACCGATAGATCTTGATACACCTATTCAATATTTGAGTGAAGGCCAAAAAACCAAACTCGCACTGTGTCGCCTATTTCTACTCAAAGATCATTATCTATTACTGGATGAACCCAGTAATCACTTAGATACACGAGGACGAGAATGGTTGATTGAGCAAATGTCTCAACATCCTACAGGTGGGCTCATCATTAGCCACGATCGGCAACTACTGTCTCACGTACAGGGGATTTTTTCCTTAAATCAGCTGGGACTACATTATTATGGTGGCAATTATACGCTTTATCTGCAGCAATATCAGCAACAAGTCGAATCACTTATACAAGCAGTGCAGCAAGAAAAACGTGAGTTAAAACAATTAAAGGAGCAGCAACATCATAGTCAGATGAAAGCTCAAAAACGCAAAAAAGCGGGGGAAAAGTTAAGAGCCTCAGGATCCCAAGCACCCATCTTATTGGATGCCAAGAAAGAACAATCGGAGCAATCCCTTTCTCATCTACGCAAACAACAAAGTAAGCAGCTTGCAGATGCAAAAGATGAATTACAACAGAAGCAAATCCAACTGGAACATCTCAAATCACAATCTTTCGAATTTGCACATATAGCCAGAAAGTCAGGAGAAATCTTACGTTGTCACCAATTACAACTCGCTTATGCAAAGACAAATCCCATTAATCTTGCTATTAAGGCTGGAGAAAAATTGCGTTTACGTGGTGCAAATGGAACTGGCAAATCAACCTTATTAAAAACCCTTCAAGGTTTGATTCCACCACTTACAGGTGAGGTTTATTGCAAAGTAACTTCTACTTATCTTGACCAGAGGCTTTCGCTACTTAATGACACTATTTCAGCACTTGAATATTTACAGCATATTGATCCCGAACTTACGGAACAACAAGGGCGAACCTTATTAGGCAACCTTCAAATTAGAAGAGATAAAGCACTTATGCCCATCTCCACCCTCAGTGGCGGTGAACGCTTAAAAGTGGCTTTGCTTGCTTTAAAACAACAGACTGTAGAGTTGTTACTTTTGGATGAACCCGAAAATCATCTCGATATCGAATCTCGTGAATTACTGGCTCAAGCAATTCATTCTTTTAACGGTGCGGTGATACTGGTGTCGCATGACGAAACTTTTGTTGAAGCATGCCGAATCACCACATCCTATGTCTTGACATAG
- a CDS encoding YnfA family protein has product MFELSFSITQVLKVFGLFFVTAIAEILGCYFPYLILNQGKSHWLWIPAALSLAVFVWLLTLHPAASGRIYAAYGGIYIFTALLWLRYVDQAMLTRWDILGGLVVLCGASLIILQPQGLVR; this is encoded by the coding sequence ATGTTTGAATTGTCTTTCTCAATAACCCAAGTACTTAAAGTATTTGGGTTATTTTTCGTCACAGCAATTGCTGAAATTTTAGGTTGTTATTTTCCTTATCTTATTTTGAATCAAGGAAAATCACATTGGTTATGGATTCCGGCTGCTTTAAGTTTAGCGGTTTTTGTTTGGTTGCTGACGTTGCACCCTGCAGCATCAGGTCGTATTTATGCGGCTTATGGAGGGATCTATATTTTTACTGCTTTATTGTGGCTGCGTTATGTTGATCAAGCCATGTTGACACGTTGGGATATTCTAGGTGGTCTTGTGGTTTTGTGTGGGGCTAGCTTAATCATTTTGCAGCCACAGGGCTTAGTTCGTTAA